In Agromyces sp. G08B096, a genomic segment contains:
- a CDS encoding diguanylate cyclase — translation MASSDPSHGIDTRTPPGDHSSMPNPQSASAPEAPALPRLTSCGLIAIDPQGAIVDTNPVLLDWLGSDRADVLGRPLESILQLRMPLAGGDGMVPTDATLHGASGIVRPVVIGAIEGVAAGGGMQIAVYDVSARSAFRLGFRGAEAKTERGRQRLQILLNSSVGFAETRSETDAAELLVDVAQRAFAATFVSVHLREPDGIVQVAGVNPLAGNWPKDFRPAGTVTLLNGGVLVVRTPDDADAYVPGVGMSDVYRRSGIEAAISSPLRYKGDALGSMICYFDHPREFDDQAAPLAEALSGQAAQAITRIRLEETLRRAAMHDEVTGLPSRRLFEEDVNRALLNDFAALAVLFIDLDGFKSVNDRMGHASGDSLLTEVGARLRGVIRERDVLGRFGGDEFIAVAEIDRPEDALALAERIRVAVAEPYDDLPADLRITASIGVVTIEGSGEPIVIDQLIRTADHAMYEAKMAGGDRVAALNVRSARQRVE, via the coding sequence GTGGCGTCGTCGGATCCATCACACGGAATTGACACCCGCACGCCGCCCGGCGATCATTCCTCCATGCCCAACCCCCAGAGTGCCTCCGCCCCTGAGGCACCAGCCCTTCCCCGGCTGACGTCGTGCGGGCTCATCGCGATCGATCCGCAGGGGGCGATCGTCGACACCAACCCCGTGCTCCTCGACTGGCTGGGCAGCGACCGCGCGGATGTCCTGGGGCGGCCGCTCGAGAGCATCCTCCAGTTGCGTATGCCGCTTGCTGGCGGTGACGGGATGGTGCCGACCGACGCGACCCTGCACGGCGCGTCGGGTATCGTCCGCCCGGTCGTGATCGGCGCCATCGAGGGTGTGGCGGCTGGCGGCGGAATGCAGATCGCTGTCTACGACGTGTCGGCGCGCTCCGCGTTCAGGCTCGGCTTCCGCGGCGCCGAGGCGAAGACCGAACGTGGTCGCCAGCGACTGCAGATCCTCCTGAACTCGTCGGTCGGGTTCGCCGAGACCCGTTCGGAGACCGATGCGGCCGAGCTCCTCGTCGATGTCGCGCAGCGTGCTTTCGCGGCGACCTTCGTGAGCGTCCACCTGCGCGAGCCCGACGGCATCGTCCAGGTGGCGGGCGTCAATCCGCTCGCCGGCAACTGGCCGAAGGACTTCCGCCCCGCCGGGACGGTCACGCTCCTCAATGGCGGCGTGCTCGTCGTCCGGACGCCCGACGACGCCGACGCCTATGTGCCCGGCGTCGGCATGAGCGACGTCTACCGCAGGTCTGGCATCGAAGCCGCGATCTCATCGCCGCTCCGGTACAAGGGCGACGCGCTCGGTTCGATGATCTGCTACTTCGACCACCCGCGCGAGTTCGACGACCAGGCCGCGCCGCTCGCCGAGGCCCTGTCTGGCCAGGCCGCTCAGGCGATCACGCGCATCCGGCTCGAGGAGACGCTCCGGCGCGCCGCCATGCACGACGAGGTGACGGGCCTGCCCAGCCGGCGGCTGTTCGAGGAAGACGTCAACCGGGCGCTGCTCAACGACTTCGCGGCGCTGGCCGTGCTCTTCATCGACCTCGACGGATTCAAGTCCGTGAACGACCGGATGGGACATGCATCCGGCGACTCGCTGCTCACCGAGGTCGGCGCGCGTCTGCGCGGAGTCATCCGCGAACGCGACGTGCTCGGCCGGTTCGGAGGCGACGAGTTCATCGCGGTCGCGGAGATCGATCGGCCTGAGGATGCGCTCGCGCTCGCCGAGCGCATCCGTGTCGCCGTCGCCGAGCCCTACGACGACCTGCCGGCCGACCTGCGCATCACCGCCAGCATCGGCGTGGTGACGATCGAGGGTTCCGGCGAGCCGATCGTCATCGACCAGCTCATTCGCACGGCTGACCACGCGATGTACGAGGCGAAGATGGCCGGCGGCGATCGGGTCGCCGCGCTCAATGTGCGGTCGGCGCGGCAGCGGGTCGAGTAG